In Helianthus annuus cultivar XRQ/B chromosome 9, HanXRQr2.0-SUNRISE, whole genome shotgun sequence, the following are encoded in one genomic region:
- the LOC110899924 gene encoding LMBR1 domain-containing protein 2 homolog A isoform X1 encodes MWVFYLISLPLTMGMVMLTLRYFAGPDIPRYVLFTVGYTWFFSLSFIILVPADIWAAMSDQDMRGVSFFWSWSYWSTFLLTWAVVPIIQGFEDAGDFTVTERLKTSLHVNLLFYAIVGSVALIGLILLISMRNNWGGGIMGFAMACSNTFGLVTGAFLLGFGLSEIPKGVWINADYITRQKVLSHKVARAALKLDDAHQNLSNAIVVAQATSKQMSKRDPLRPYMDIIDKMLMNMLSEDPSFKPQGGRLGENDMDYDTDEKSMATLRRQLRIAKAEYYRCKSEYMSFVIEALELEDTLKSYEHRDATGWKYISSLRPERPGKMGLYLDRVELVWRSIMKKQLKKLSAIILGCLTAAILLAEATILPRGVDFSLFSILINAVQTNEVLVQVISFIPLMYMCVCTYYSLFKIGRLTFYSLTPSQTSSVSLLMICSQVARYAPPVSYNFLNLIHLPADATTVFERRMGKIDDAVPFFGQNFNRIYPLIMVVYTIMVASNFFDRVMSYFGNWKIFKLGNEDEADDLDGFDPSGLMILQKERSSISRGHKVGEFVIPLARYFNDTATDIESGSNSMIAADSKQTLSIEDGTTNKYKPLRTGQTVTRPGSDINMTADTDPIMRNEQQSRITSTWMSMKTNLQNFKSNMAAKRFMPLRQSQDSQEPQHRDSSESLDEIFARITKTPRNDDDDLDRYAVGPSRHGR; translated from the exons ATGTGGGTATTCTACCTGATCTCGTTACCTTTAACCATGGGGATGGTGATGCTCACGTTACGATACTTCGCCGGACCTGATATACCTCGTTACGTCCTCTTCACCGTCGGTTACACCTGGTTTTTCTCTCTATCCTTCATTATCCTCGTTCCTGCTGACATTTGGGCT GCTATGAGTGATCAGGACATGAGAGGTGTTTCTTTCTTTTGGAGCTGGTCATATTGGAGTACATTTTTACTTACTTG GGCTGTGGTGCCTATCATTCAGGGTTTTGAAGATGCTGGGGATTTCACAGTGACTGAAAGACTAAAGACCAGTTTACATGTGAATTTGTTGTTCTATGCAATCGTTGGGTCTGTTGCACTTATTGGACTCATACTGCTTATATCAATGCGCAATAACTG GGGCGGTGGTATAATGGGATTTGCGATGGCTTGTTCAAATACATTTGGACTCGTGACCGGTGCGTTTCTTCTTGGGTTTGGTTTAAGTGAAATTCCGAAGGGCGTTTGGATTAATGCCGACTATATTACTCGCCAAAAAGTTCTTTCCCATAAAGTGGCTAGGGCTGCTCTAAAACTTGACGATGCTCATCAAAACTTGTCAAATGCTATTGTT GTTGCTCAAGCAACATCAAAGCAAATGTCAAAGCGCGATCCCTTGAGACCCTACATGGATATTATTGATAAAATGTTGATGAATATg CTTAGTGAAGACCCTTCTTTCAAACCCCAAGGAGGAAGATTAGGGGAAAATGATATGGATTATGACACTGATGAGAAGTCTATGGCAACACTAAGACGCCAACTTAGAATAGCTAAAGCCGAGTACTACCGTTGTAAAAG TGAATACATGAGTTTCGTGATAGAAGCCCTAGAGCTCGAGGACACACTAAAGAGTTATGAACACCGTGATGCTACTGGATG GAAATATATTTCAAGCCTCAGGCCTGAGCGTCCAGGGAAGATGGGGTTGTATCTTGATAGAGTTG AGCTGGTATGGCGGTCTATCATGAAGAAGCAACTCAAAAAGCTTTCGGCCATCATATTGGGCTGCTTGACTGCCGCAATTCTTCTAGCAGAAGCCACTATACTTCCTCGTGGAGTTGACTTTTCTCTTTTTTCTATTTTGATTAATGCTGTTCAAACTAATGAAGTGCTTGTGCAG GTTATAAGTTTCATTCCCCTGATGTACATGTGTGTTTGCACTTACTATTCATTATTTAAAATTGGAAGGTTGACTTTCTACTCACTTACGCCAAGTCAAACAAGTTCAGTCAGCCTTTTGATGATATGCTC TCAGGTGGCGCGATATGCACCTCCAGTCTCGTATAACTTCTTGAATCTTATTCATCTTCCAGCTGATGCCACTACTGTCTTTGAACGG AGAATGGGGAAAATTGATGATGCAGTCCCCTTTTTTGGGCAAAACTTTAACAGGATCTATCCACTTATAATGGTTGTATATACCATAATGGTGGCAAGCAATTTTTTTGACCGAGTTATGAGTTATTTTGGAAACTGGAAGATATTCAAGCTGGGAAATGAAGATGAAGCCGATGATCTTGACGGATTTGATCCATCAGGATTGATGATTTTGCAGAAAG AACGGTCTTCCATTTCTAGAGGACATAAGGTTGGTGAATTTGTGATTCCCCTAGCAAGATATTTTAATGACACGGCTACTGATATAGAATCCGGAAGCAATAGTATG ATTGCTGCGGATTCAAAACAAACTCTTTCAATTGAAGATGGCACTACCAACAAATACAAACCATTGAGAACGGGCCAGACCGTAACTCGGCCCGGTTCAGACATAAATATGACTGCAGATACCGATCCCATTATGAGAAATGAACAACAGTCTAGGATAACCTCAACCTGGATGTCTATGAAGACCAATCTCCAAAACTTTAAATCTAATATGGCGGCCAAAAGATTCATGCCTTTGCGCcagtctcaagattcacaagaacCTCAACATCGAGATTCATCCGAGTCTTTAGATGAAATCTTTGCCAGAATAACAAAAACTCCACGAAACGACGATGACGATCTTGACAGGTATGCAGTGGGCCCCAGTAGACATGGTAGGTGA
- the LOC110899924 gene encoding LMBR1 domain-containing protein 2 homolog A isoform X2 codes for MWVFYLISLPLTMGMVMLTLRYFAGPDIPRYVLFTVGYTWFFSLSFIILVPADIWAAMSDQDMRGVSFFWSWSYWSTFLLTWAVVPIIQGFEDAGDFTVTERLKTSLHVNLLFYAIVGSVALIGLILLISMRNNWGGGIMGFAMACSNTFGLVTGAFLLGFGLSEIPKGVWINADYITRQKVLSHKVARAALKLDDAHQNLSNAIVVAQATSKQMSKRDPLRPYMDIIDKMLMNMLSEDPSFKPQGGRLGENDMDYDTDEKSMATLRRQLRIAKAEYYRCKSEYMSFVIEALELEDTLKSYEHRDATGWKYISSLRPERPGKMGLYLDRVELVWRSIMKKQLKKLSAIILGCLTAAILLAEATILPRGVDFSLFSILINAVQTNEVLVQVISFIPLMYMCVCTYYSLFKIGRLTFYSLTPSQTSSVSLLMICSQVARYAPPVSYNFLNLIHLPADATTVFERRMGKIDDAVPFFGQNFNRIYPLIMVVYTIMVASNFFDRVMSYFGNWKIFKLGNEDEADDLDGFDPSGLMILQKDCCGFKTNSFN; via the exons ATGTGGGTATTCTACCTGATCTCGTTACCTTTAACCATGGGGATGGTGATGCTCACGTTACGATACTTCGCCGGACCTGATATACCTCGTTACGTCCTCTTCACCGTCGGTTACACCTGGTTTTTCTCTCTATCCTTCATTATCCTCGTTCCTGCTGACATTTGGGCT GCTATGAGTGATCAGGACATGAGAGGTGTTTCTTTCTTTTGGAGCTGGTCATATTGGAGTACATTTTTACTTACTTG GGCTGTGGTGCCTATCATTCAGGGTTTTGAAGATGCTGGGGATTTCACAGTGACTGAAAGACTAAAGACCAGTTTACATGTGAATTTGTTGTTCTATGCAATCGTTGGGTCTGTTGCACTTATTGGACTCATACTGCTTATATCAATGCGCAATAACTG GGGCGGTGGTATAATGGGATTTGCGATGGCTTGTTCAAATACATTTGGACTCGTGACCGGTGCGTTTCTTCTTGGGTTTGGTTTAAGTGAAATTCCGAAGGGCGTTTGGATTAATGCCGACTATATTACTCGCCAAAAAGTTCTTTCCCATAAAGTGGCTAGGGCTGCTCTAAAACTTGACGATGCTCATCAAAACTTGTCAAATGCTATTGTT GTTGCTCAAGCAACATCAAAGCAAATGTCAAAGCGCGATCCCTTGAGACCCTACATGGATATTATTGATAAAATGTTGATGAATATg CTTAGTGAAGACCCTTCTTTCAAACCCCAAGGAGGAAGATTAGGGGAAAATGATATGGATTATGACACTGATGAGAAGTCTATGGCAACACTAAGACGCCAACTTAGAATAGCTAAAGCCGAGTACTACCGTTGTAAAAG TGAATACATGAGTTTCGTGATAGAAGCCCTAGAGCTCGAGGACACACTAAAGAGTTATGAACACCGTGATGCTACTGGATG GAAATATATTTCAAGCCTCAGGCCTGAGCGTCCAGGGAAGATGGGGTTGTATCTTGATAGAGTTG AGCTGGTATGGCGGTCTATCATGAAGAAGCAACTCAAAAAGCTTTCGGCCATCATATTGGGCTGCTTGACTGCCGCAATTCTTCTAGCAGAAGCCACTATACTTCCTCGTGGAGTTGACTTTTCTCTTTTTTCTATTTTGATTAATGCTGTTCAAACTAATGAAGTGCTTGTGCAG GTTATAAGTTTCATTCCCCTGATGTACATGTGTGTTTGCACTTACTATTCATTATTTAAAATTGGAAGGTTGACTTTCTACTCACTTACGCCAAGTCAAACAAGTTCAGTCAGCCTTTTGATGATATGCTC TCAGGTGGCGCGATATGCACCTCCAGTCTCGTATAACTTCTTGAATCTTATTCATCTTCCAGCTGATGCCACTACTGTCTTTGAACGG AGAATGGGGAAAATTGATGATGCAGTCCCCTTTTTTGGGCAAAACTTTAACAGGATCTATCCACTTATAATGGTTGTATATACCATAATGGTGGCAAGCAATTTTTTTGACCGAGTTATGAGTTATTTTGGAAACTGGAAGATATTCAAGCTGGGAAATGAAGATGAAGCCGATGATCTTGACGGATTTGATCCATCAGGATTGATGATTTTGCAGAAAG ATTGCTGCGGATTCAAAACAAACTCTTTCAATTGA